The Chitinivibrionales bacterium genome window below encodes:
- a CDS encoding SUMF1/EgtB/PvdO family nonheme iron enzyme, with the protein MNLSVVSDGNGTVSIVPRGGKMSSGSEVYITAEANAGYVFAGFFGDLRSTTNPLHLFVTENIADTARFVKLPDSSRMAKIRSAGVTFTMGSSAAPSQVNERPPHLVSFTYDYFMDKCEVTQGAYRAAMGVNPAVDNATQGTFGVGDSFPVYYVSFYDAALYCNRRSKIDGYDTVYSYTAVCASGTQCPYVLENLTAHYDRRGYRLPTEAEWEYACRAGSSSEYFWGDSAGAQAQKYAWYSGNSNYTSHPVGTTQPNPFGLYDMTGNVSEFVGDWLGTYGDSLAVNPIGPTGLTLEQYEAKWNRPVRGGCYSLGPEFLRSACRSEPYPAPAFIAGPHTGFRTVLGVFFADTGVRVNVHESDTLGVTVTCAKSDLISLIGTSKVKIAFVKEDNVRRRLCYIDFSATDAAVRAIADSLPAYGPALSPNGASVAYGSQSIGFFSPSQTTVRLLNNATSTCVRTPAGSAAYLPSWWVDPATLDTCVIYAEGASMNNLPQWLSERTMRLRMSGLSFAGPAEAVGITGSYHGGASKNGFFAATGYPNAYLCDVRLNNRIRYFLPPYSGRDDTAQVCNVSITPGIARPDEIMFLDFGYPLKASTVVGKPYRFHSIIFICNSCVLCNTHVQRWYEVPAGFDEWDCVKWSNHPDFAAAAAKPSGSGSASSLFIINLKDSSYLRVADGDGLCDPYCWIDPAEVSEVPDPYADFAQYDVPMEVNYGSQLQITKKLKLFWKRCTAFNVAVCGSSPAYYGVDPSYMPSFSAVNMAVFMDEMLLSEVLSMQYALIHDPNLKAVLLGLDPGFLNLDSHWADPFLNGLYDSEGYRFDKSNNFWRAGVPAPVASKINGFGPASWDGFDSTGYTVERISGSWGQPEIDKGDYAITDTFVQVNLKHLAALADTFASHSIQVLMVQYPENPAYKTTTSIGRYGPSRQTFGLLAQWLDSLSQANPFFHFYDANNYGNHDYADSEAEDANHLNYLGARKLSPRLDSLLKMYVK; encoded by the coding sequence GTGAACCTTTCCGTGGTCAGCGACGGCAACGGGACCGTGTCCATCGTGCCCCGCGGCGGAAAGATGTCTTCGGGCAGCGAGGTATATATTACGGCGGAAGCAAACGCCGGATATGTGTTTGCCGGGTTTTTCGGAGATTTGCGCTCCACCACAAATCCGCTGCACCTTTTTGTAACCGAGAACATTGCCGACACCGCCCGTTTTGTAAAGCTGCCGGACTCCTCGCGCATGGCGAAAATACGGTCGGCGGGCGTGACCTTCACCATGGGATCCAGCGCCGCGCCTTCGCAGGTCAACGAGCGGCCGCCGCACCTCGTGTCGTTCACCTACGACTATTTTATGGACAAATGCGAAGTGACGCAGGGCGCATACCGCGCGGCAATGGGCGTCAACCCTGCGGTGGACAACGCAACACAGGGCACTTTCGGGGTCGGTGATTCGTTTCCCGTGTATTATGTGAGCTTCTACGACGCGGCCCTGTACTGCAACCGCAGAAGTAAAATTGACGGATACGACACGGTGTACTCCTACACGGCGGTGTGCGCCTCCGGCACGCAATGTCCCTATGTCCTCGAAAATCTCACTGCGCATTACGACCGCAGGGGATACCGCCTGCCCACCGAGGCGGAATGGGAATACGCATGTAGGGCCGGCAGTTCGTCCGAGTATTTCTGGGGCGATAGCGCTGGCGCCCAGGCGCAGAAATACGCCTGGTATAGCGGCAATTCCAACTATACCAGCCATCCCGTCGGCACGACGCAACCGAACCCGTTCGGGCTGTACGACATGACCGGCAACGTCTCGGAGTTCGTGGGAGATTGGCTGGGCACGTACGGCGATTCCCTTGCCGTCAACCCCATCGGCCCGACCGGCCTCACCCTCGAGCAGTATGAGGCTAAATGGAACCGGCCCGTGCGCGGCGGCTGCTACAGTCTCGGCCCTGAGTTCCTCAGGTCGGCTTGCCGTTCCGAACCGTATCCGGCGCCGGCGTTCATTGCCGGCCCGCACACCGGGTTCCGTACCGTGCTCGGCGTGTTTTTCGCGGACACGGGAGTCCGCGTCAACGTGCATGAAAGCGACACGCTCGGCGTCACGGTGACCTGCGCCAAATCGGATCTCATCTCGCTTATCGGCACGTCGAAGGTGAAAATTGCTTTCGTCAAGGAAGACAACGTGCGCCGCAGGCTGTGCTACATCGATTTCTCCGCGACGGACGCTGCAGTGCGCGCCATCGCGGACTCGCTGCCGGCATACGGCCCGGCGCTGTCGCCCAACGGCGCCTCTGTGGCGTACGGGTCGCAGAGTATCGGTTTTTTCTCGCCGTCCCAGACCACGGTGCGCCTCCTGAACAACGCGACGTCCACCTGCGTGCGCACGCCGGCCGGCAGCGCGGCCTACCTGCCGTCGTGGTGGGTGGACCCGGCAACGCTTGACACCTGCGTCATCTATGCCGAAGGCGCGTCCATGAACAATCTGCCGCAGTGGCTTTCGGAACGCACCATGCGGCTTCGCATGAGCGGACTTTCGTTTGCCGGACCGGCCGAAGCGGTCGGCATCACCGGATCGTACCACGGTGGGGCGTCGAAAAACGGCTTTTTCGCCGCCACGGGGTATCCGAACGCCTATCTCTGCGACGTCCGGCTCAACAACCGGATCAGATATTTCCTTCCGCCGTATTCCGGACGCGACGACACCGCCCAGGTGTGCAACGTGTCCATAACGCCGGGCATTGCCCGTCCCGACGAGATCATGTTCCTTGACTTCGGCTACCCGTTAAAGGCAAGTACCGTGGTGGGAAAGCCCTACCGGTTCCATTCCATCATCTTCATCTGCAACTCGTGCGTGCTCTGCAACACGCACGTGCAGCGGTGGTACGAAGTGCCTGCCGGATTTGACGAATGGGACTGCGTAAAATGGTCGAACCACCCGGACTTCGCCGCCGCGGCGGCGAAGCCGTCGGGCAGCGGGAGCGCATCGTCGCTGTTCATCATCAATCTCAAGGATTCTTCGTACTTGCGGGTGGCGGACGGCGACGGGCTGTGCGACCCCTACTGCTGGATCGATCCTGCTGAGGTTTCGGAGGTGCCCGATCCCTACGCCGATTTCGCGCAGTACGATGTGCCCATGGAGGTCAACTACGGCTCCCAGCTCCAGATCACCAAGAAGCTCAAACTGTTCTGGAAGCGGTGCACCGCCTTCAACGTGGCGGTATGCGGGAGCTCGCCCGCCTACTACGGCGTCGACCCGTCGTACATGCCCTCGTTCTCGGCCGTCAATATGGCCGTGTTCATGGACGAGATGCTGCTTTCCGAGGTGCTGTCGATGCAGTATGCCTTAATACATGATCCGAACCTGAAAGCCGTGCTGCTGGGGCTCGACCCCGGTTTTCTCAACCTCGATTCCCACTGGGCGGACCCGTTCCTCAACGGGCTTTACGATTCGGAAGGATACCGTTTTGACAAGAGCAACAATTTCTGGAGGGCGGGCGTTCCGGCGCCGGTGGCGTCGAAGATCAACGGCTTCGGCCCGGCGTCATGGGACGGGTTTGATTCCACCGGCTACACCGTTGAACGGATTTCGGGGTCCTGGGGCCAGCCTGAAATTGACAAAGGGGATTACGCGATTACGGACACCTTCGTGCAGGTGAACCTGAAACACCTTGCCGCCCTGGCGGACACGTTCGCCTCGCATTCCATTCAGGTGCTCATGGTGCAGTACCCTGAAAACCCGGCGTACAAAACAACCACCTCCATCGGCCGCTACGGCCCGTCGCGGCAGACCTTTGGCCTGCTTGCTCAATGGCTCGACAGCCTTTCACAGGCAAACCCCTTCTTCCATTTCTACGACGCGAACAACTACGGAAACCACGATTACGCCGATTCGGAGGCCGAGGACGCCAACCACCTGAACTATCTCGGCGCGCGCAAATTGAGCCCGAGGCTTGACAGCCTCCTTAAAATGTACGTCAAATAA